In Carassius gibelio isolate Cgi1373 ecotype wild population from Czech Republic chromosome B4, carGib1.2-hapl.c, whole genome shotgun sequence, one DNA window encodes the following:
- the LOC127955998 gene encoding gastrula zinc finger protein XlCGF26.1, giving the protein MSFIKVESEDLKIEETFRVKHEDTEEQTDLIALKEEIQELNETEEKDQYEKHDFKTEEKSISCSQMSPPEKAQKTQNPNLRPCTCQQCGEIFINKESLEVHMKIHMEKKPLICPQCGKCFARKNHLNDHVRTHTGEKPYTCEQCGKSFTSKGNLNSHMRIHTGERPFTCQQCGKTFSRKESLEVHMKIHVDKKPLICPQCGKCCTWKSQLDSHMRIHTGEKPFTCEQCGKCFTQKTQLNAHMKIHTGEKPFPCKQCGKSYRHNVNLNNHMKFHSRPIFNCYQCERSFTDVNELKNHVMVHTRDDSFMCHHCGKSFSRKDILNIHLRVHTGEKPFPCQQCGKSFTARGNLATHMRVHTGEKPYKCPRCEKSFTYKNSMKLHLQTHSGKKSFSPE; this is encoded by the exons ATGTCGTTTATTAAAGTAGAGAGTGAAGACttgaagattgaagaaacattcagagtcaaacatgaagatactgaggaacaaacag ATCTGATCGCACTGAAAGAGGAGATTCAAGAATTgaatgaaacagaagagaaagaTCAGTATGAGAAACATGATTTCAAAACGGAAGAAAAATCAATTAGTTGCTCACAGATGTCCCCACCAGAAAAagctcaaaaaacacaaaacccaAACCTTAGACCTtgcacctgccaacagtgtggagaaattttcattaacaaagaaagccttgaagtccacatgaaaATTCACATGGAAAAGAAGCCATTaatatgccctcagtgtggaaaatgTTTTGCACGGAAAAATCACCTTAATGACCACGTGagaactcacactggagagaaaccttacacctgcgaacagtgtggaaagagtttcacaagTAAAGGAAACCTTAATtcccacatgagaattcacactggagaaagaCCAtttacctgccaacagtgtggaaaaacgTTCAGTCGGAAAGAAAgccttgaagtccacatgaaaATTCACGTTGATAAGAAGCCATTAATATgtcctcagtgtggaaagtgttGTACATGGAAAAGTCAACTCGATtcccacatgagaattcacactggagagaaacccttCACCTGCGaacagtgtggaaagtgttttacacaaaaaacacaacttaatgcccacatgaaaattcacactggagagaaacctttcccCTGCAAACAGTGTGGGAAGAGCTACAGACATAATGTAAACCTTAATAATCACATGAAGTTTCACTCGAGACCAATCTTTAACTGTTATCAGTGCGAGAGAAGTTTCACAGACGTGAATGAACTCAAGAATCATGTAATGGTTCACACCAGAGACGACTCCTTCATGTGCCAtcactgtggaaagagtttctcAAGAAAAGATATCCTCAATATTCAcctgagagttcacactggagagaaacctttcccctgccaacagtgtggaaagagcttcactGCTAGAGGAAACCTTGCAactcacatgagagttcacactggagagaaaccgtacaagTGTCCTCGCTGTGAGAAGAGTTTCACAtataaaaacagcatgaaactgCATTTGCAAACTCATTCTGGGAAGAAATCATTTTCCCCAGAGTGA
- the LOC127956008 gene encoding gastrula zinc finger protein XlCGF8.2DB, protein MEFIKEEIEDVKIEEAFRIKQEDTETQTDLMLLKMESQEFDEVEEKNLCEIKRDFMTGEKPRPTEKISSRKRAQKTKPNQTQKQNPETHKSVHTKKMFVCDQCGKNFSKKKCLKIHVFIHSTEKPFTCNECGKTFKLNKYLSTHMRVHTKERPFTCKQCGKSFSQEVHLNTHLKVHSGEKAITCDQCGKRFTRKGDLNTHMTLHTGVRPYICQVCAKRFSCKGNLNTHMRTHTGEKPFICDQCGKSFRFRATLSYHMTIHSRANSFICHQCGRSFTDRDDLKTHVMTHTGDEPNMCHHCGKSFSKQFLLKNHIRIHTGEKPFTCKQCGKSFAIKVNLQSHMRVHSGEKPFTCHHCGKSFKIKRNFNSHVSRHV, encoded by the exons atggagtttattaaagaggagattgAAGACGTGAAGATTGAAGAAGCTTTCAGAATCAAACAAGAAGATACTGAGacacaaacag aCCTGATGCTGCTGAAAATGGAGAGTCAAGAATTCGATGAAGTGGAAGAGAAAAATCTGTGCGAGATAAAACGTGATTTCATGACGGGAGAAAAACCCAGACCGACTGAAAAGATTTCCTCCCGAAAAAGAGCTCAGAAGACCAAACCTaatcaaacacaaaaacaaaaccctGAAACCCACAAGAGCGTTCACACTAAAAAGATGTTTgtatgtgatcagtgtggaaagaatttctcaaaaaagaaatgccttaaaatacatgtatttattcacTCCACGGAGAAACCTTTCACGTGCAACGAGTGTGGAAAGACtttcaaattaaacaaatacCTTTCgactcacatgagagttcacacaaaAGAGAGGCCTTTCACCtgcaaacagtgtggaaagagcttttCACAAGAAGTGCATCTGAACACTCACTTGAAAGTTCACTCTGGAGAGAAGGCGATCACATGCGAccagtgtggaaagagattcaCTCGTAAAGGAGACCTTAATACCCACATGACCCTTCACACAGGAGTGAGACCTTACATCTGTCAAGTGTGTGCAAAGAGGTTCTCATGCAAAGGAAATCTTAACACTCACATGagaactcacactggagagaagcccttTATATGTGaccagtgtggaaagagtttcagattTAGGGCAACTCTTAGCTACCACATGACTATTCACTCAAGGGCAAACTCTTTCATCTGTCATCAGTGTGGAAGGAGTTTTACAGACAGAGATGATCTTAAGACTCATGTAATGACTCACACCGGAGACGAGCCCAACATGTGCCAtcactgtggaaagagtttctcAAAGCAATTCCTCCTTAAGAATCACAttaggattcacactggagagaaacccttcacctgcaaacagtgtggaaagagtttcgccATTAAAGTAAACCTACAGTCTCACATGAGGGTTCACTCTGGAGAGAAGCCGTTCACCTGCCATcattgtggaaagagtttcaaaattaaaagaaacttTAACAGTCATGTGAGCCGTCATGTGTAA